The following proteins are encoded in a genomic region of Anomaloglossus baeobatrachus isolate aAnoBae1 chromosome 6, aAnoBae1.hap1, whole genome shotgun sequence:
- the BHLHE22 gene encoding class E basic helix-loop-helix protein 22: MERALNLAEEDLFHKTLGAKRMESAFRSPQGLDLSQPGERSPLHCYDGPDPAELLRHHQSSVLPPGAVGDPLALAAASMCAKYGAESAGRGAESSGGEEQSPDDDSDGRCELVLRPGDHRSSQPGMKLDAPLGPGGGKKSKEQKALRLNINARERRRMHDLNDALDELRAVIPYAHSPSVRKLSKIATLLLAKNYILMQAQALEEMRRLVAYLNQGQAISAASIPSSAAAAAAAAAALHPALGAYEQAAASAGYPFSTVASSCPDKCALFNSVSSSLCKQCTDKP; this comes from the coding sequence ATGGAGAGAGCGCTGAACCTGGCAGAGGAAGACTTGTTCCACAAGACGCTGGGCGCTAAGAGGATGGAGTCTGCCTTCCGCTCCCCGCAGGGTCTGGACCTGTCCCAGCCCGGGGAGCGCTCCCCGCTGCACTGCTATGACGGTCCGGACCCCGCAGAGCTCCTGCGCCACCACCAGAGCTCGGTGCTGCCTCCGGGGGCAGTGGGAGACCCGTTAGCGCTCGCGGCGGCCAGCATGTGCGCCAAGTACGGGGCAGAGAGCGCGGGCAGGGGGGCAGAGAGCAGCGGAGGAGAGGAGCAGAGCCCCGACGATGACAGTGACGGCCGCTGTGAGCTGGTCCTCAGGCCGGGGGACCACCGCTCCTCACAGCCCGGGATGAAGTTAGATGCGCCCCTAGGACCCGGCGGAGGGAAAAAGTCCAAAGAGCAGAAAGCCCTGAGGCTGAATATTAACGCCCGGGAGAGGAGACGCATGCACGATCTGAACGATGCCCTGGACGAGCTGCGAGCCGTCATCCCCTATGCCCATAGCCCCTCAGTCAGGAAGCTCTCCAAGATAGCCACCCTGCTCCTAGCCAAGAACTACATCCTCATGCAAGCCCAGGCTCTGGAAGAGATGAGAAGACTGGTGGCTTATCTCAACCAAGGCCAGGCCATCTCTGCTGCCTCCATCCCCAGCTCTGCtgcagccgccgccgccgctgctgcagcCCTTCATCCTGCCCTGGGAGCCTATGAGCAAGCGGCTGCCAGCGCTGGGTACCCCTTCAGCACCGTGGCCAGCTCCTGCCCGGACAAATGTGCCCTCTTCAACAGCGTCTCATCCAGTCTGTGCAAACAGTGTACTGATAAGCCTTAA